One part of the uncultured Celeribacter sp. genome encodes these proteins:
- a CDS encoding UvrD-helicase domain-containing protein has translation MSSFDEDDAFEAAVQPQRPSLSQLAMQAAREAQFGAPDTSYLEGLNPAQREAVETLDGPVLMLAGAGTGKTKALTARIAHLINTGRATSWNILAVTFTNKAAREMKERVAALMGQPIDGMPWLGTFHSVCVKILRRHAELVGLKSNFTILDTDDQIRLLKQLISAAGIDEKRWPARHLAGVIDSWKNRALTPEKLSGEDGAEFNGLGAKLYAQYQARLKTLNAVDFGDLLLHTVTIFQKHPDLLEKYQGRFQYILVDEYQDTNVAQYLWLRLLAGGHKNICCVGDDDQSIYGWRGAEVGNILRFEKDFPGAKVVRLEQNYRSTPHILAAASSVIEGNRGRLGKSLWTAETDGELVRLTGCWDGEEEARWIGEEIEALHGGTRARLRKYSLDDMAILVRASHQMRAFEDRFLSIGLPYRVIGGPRFYERMEIRDAMAYFRVLCQPDDDLAFERIINTPKRGVGDKALQDIQIAARSNGVNLLEGARIAVADGLLKGKAKSGVAQLVADIDRWSSLNVQQIRYPGVADEDALVEEVDYDPAEISHIELAEKILDESGYTAMWQNDKSPDAPGRLENLKELVKALEQFDNLAGFLEHVSLIMENDSAEQGEKVTIMTLHGAKGLEFPVVFLPGWEEGLFPSQRSIDENGLKGLEEERRLAYVGITRAEELCTISFAANRRVYGQWQSQLASRFIDELPADHVDVQTPPGLSGGGSYGARASMSGSYGSASQVSSGFQERASKADVYNSPGWRRMQERAGHRGAAAKPHVIEAKATTRFTVGDRVFHKKFGYGEVMEIDGDKLAIEFDHSGMKKLVAGFVLPADQAGDVPF, from the coding sequence ATGAGCAGTTTCGATGAAGACGACGCCTTTGAAGCGGCGGTGCAGCCCCAACGTCCCTCCCTGTCCCAACTCGCGATGCAAGCTGCGCGCGAGGCGCAATTCGGCGCGCCCGACACCTCTTATCTTGAGGGGTTGAATCCCGCGCAGCGCGAGGCGGTGGAAACGCTGGACGGTCCGGTTCTGATGCTTGCGGGGGCTGGCACGGGCAAAACCAAGGCGCTGACAGCGCGGATTGCACATTTGATCAATACCGGGCGCGCCACTTCATGGAACATTCTGGCGGTGACCTTCACCAACAAAGCTGCGCGTGAGATGAAAGAGCGCGTTGCCGCGCTGATGGGGCAGCCGATCGACGGTATGCCCTGGCTGGGCACCTTCCATTCCGTTTGTGTCAAAATCCTGCGTCGTCATGCCGAGCTTGTGGGGCTCAAGTCCAACTTCACGATCCTCGACACGGACGATCAGATTCGCCTGCTCAAACAGCTGATTTCCGCCGCGGGGATCGACGAGAAACGCTGGCCTGCGCGGCATTTGGCCGGGGTGATCGACAGTTGGAAGAACCGTGCCCTGACCCCGGAGAAGCTTTCGGGGGAGGATGGGGCAGAATTCAACGGTCTGGGGGCCAAGCTCTATGCCCAGTATCAGGCGCGTCTGAAAACGCTGAACGCCGTCGATTTCGGTGATCTGTTGCTGCATACGGTGACGATTTTCCAGAAACACCCGGACCTTTTGGAGAAATATCAGGGCCGGTTCCAATACATCCTTGTGGACGAATACCAGGACACCAACGTGGCGCAGTATCTGTGGCTGCGGCTCTTGGCGGGCGGGCATAAGAACATCTGCTGCGTTGGCGACGATGATCAGTCTATCTATGGCTGGCGTGGTGCCGAGGTGGGCAATATCCTGCGGTTCGAAAAAGATTTTCCCGGTGCGAAGGTGGTGCGGCTTGAGCAGAACTACCGGTCGACCCCGCATATCCTGGCCGCCGCGTCGAGCGTGATCGAAGGCAATCGTGGCCGGTTGGGGAAATCGCTTTGGACCGCCGAAACCGACGGGGAGCTGGTGCGGCTCACCGGCTGCTGGGACGGCGAAGAAGAGGCGCGCTGGATCGGCGAGGAAATCGAGGCGTTGCATGGCGGCACGCGGGCGCGGCTGCGCAAATATTCACTCGATGATATGGCGATTCTCGTCCGCGCCTCGCATCAGATGCGCGCTTTTGAGGATCGCTTCCTCTCCATTGGGTTGCCGTATCGCGTGATCGGCGGGCCACGGTTTTACGAGCGGATGGAGATTCGCGATGCCATGGCCTATTTTCGGGTCCTCTGTCAGCCGGACGATGATCTGGCCTTTGAACGTATCATTAACACGCCCAAGCGCGGCGTGGGCGACAAGGCCTTGCAGGACATTCAGATCGCGGCCCGCTCGAACGGGGTCAACCTTTTGGAGGGCGCGCGAATCGCGGTGGCCGATGGGCTGCTGAAAGGCAAGGCCAAGTCCGGCGTGGCGCAGCTGGTGGCGGATATCGATCGCTGGTCATCGCTGAACGTTCAGCAGATCCGCTATCCCGGTGTCGCCGATGAGGATGCTCTGGTGGAAGAGGTCGATTACGACCCCGCAGAGATCAGCCATATAGAGCTGGCCGAGAAGATCCTCGACGAATCCGGCTATACGGCCATGTGGCAGAATGACAAATCGCCCGACGCGCCGGGCCGTCTGGAAAACCTGAAAGAGCTTGTGAAGGCGCTGGAGCAATTCGACAATCTGGCCGGTTTCCTCGAACATGTGTCGCTGATCATGGAAAATGACAGCGCCGAACAGGGCGAAAAGGTCACCATCATGACGCTGCACGGGGCCAAGGGGCTGGAATTTCCCGTGGTGTTCCTGCCCGGTTGGGAAGAGGGGCTGTTCCCCTCGCAGCGCTCAATTGATGAAAACGGTTTGAAGGGCCTCGAAGAAGAGCGCCGTCTGGCCTATGTCGGCATCACCCGTGCCGAGGAGTTGTGTACGATTTCCTTTGCCGCCAACCGGCGCGTTTACGGACAGTGGCAGAGCCAGCTTGCCTCGCGCTTTATCGACGAACTGCCAGCCGATCATGTCGATGTGCAGACCCCGCCGGGGTTGTCCGGTGGCGGAAGCTATGGCGCGCGCGCCAGCATGTCTGGCAGCTATGGCAGCGCATCGCAGGTGTCGTCCGGGTTTCAGGAGCGCGCCAGCAAGGCGGATGTCTACAATTCACCCGGGTGGCGGCGCATGCAGGAGCGGGCCGGGCATCGTGGCGCCGCTGCCAAGCCGCATGTCATTGAGGCCAAGGCCACCACGCGTTTCACCGTGGGTGACCGGGTGTTTCACAAGAAATTTGGCTATGGCGAGGTGATGGAGATCGATGGCGACAAGCTGGCCATCGAATTCGATCATTCGGGCATGAAAAAACTGGTGGCCGGTTTCGTGCTGCCCGCGGATCAGGCCGGGGACGTTCCGTTCTGA
- the hisB gene encoding imidazoleglycerol-phosphate dehydratase HisB has protein sequence MRKAEISRNTAETKISVEINLDGTGVYDNQTGVGFFDHMLDQLSRHSLIDMTIRAEGDTHIDDHHTVEDTGIALGQALVKAVGNKKGIYRYGHFSLAMDDTQVACALDFSARPYLVWNLDFPTAKIGSFDTELVREFFQALSTHGGLTLHVDKVHGINSHHIAEAAFKSVARALRMAVEIDPRMADSLPSTKGAL, from the coding sequence ATGCGCAAGGCAGAGATCAGCCGCAACACTGCGGAAACGAAAATCTCCGTCGAGATCAATCTCGATGGCACGGGCGTCTATGACAATCAGACCGGCGTGGGGTTCTTTGACCACATGCTGGATCAATTGTCGCGCCATTCGCTGATCGACATGACCATCCGCGCCGAGGGCGACACCCATATCGACGATCACCACACCGTCGAAGACACCGGCATTGCGCTGGGTCAGGCGCTTGTGAAAGCCGTGGGCAACAAAAAGGGCATCTACCGCTATGGCCACTTCTCGCTGGCGATGGATGACACGCAGGTGGCCTGTGCGCTGGACTTCTCGGCCCGCCCCTATCTGGTGTGGAACCTCGATTTTCCGACCGCCAAGATCGGCAGCTTCGACACCGAACTGGTGCGCGAATTCTTTCAGGCGCTTTCGACCCACGGCGGGCTGACGCTGCATGTCGACAAGGTGCATGGGATCAATTCCCACCACATCGCCGAGGCCGCGTTCAAATCCGTCGCCCGCGCCCTGCGCATGGCGGTCGAGATCGACCCGCGCATGGCCGACAGCCTGCCCTCGACCAAAGGCGCCTTGTAA
- a CDS encoding MarR family transcriptional regulator yields the protein MTQNAFPAVPQAQSNTRDADPRMRFGVPALLANKGVSEAGIDALMALDVALFQWRRMAERGEFKGKLVESLSEKLDPAILQGLLSVSQISSGLGREAPQAPTIGMVAEVMAVDPSRASRIVSELVSRGFVERRASQEDARKSTLVVSPKGQAFLGEFTRAKWTIMAQVFAGWEAEDIASFSDLFARYVSGLSEAVGLSGSAPR from the coding sequence ATGACGCAGAATGCCTTCCCCGCCGTGCCGCAGGCGCAGTCCAACACCCGTGACGCAGATCCTCGGATGCGCTTTGGTGTGCCCGCGCTTCTGGCTAACAAGGGGGTGTCCGAAGCCGGAATTGATGCGCTTATGGCTCTGGATGTGGCGCTGTTTCAGTGGCGGCGCATGGCGGAGCGGGGCGAATTCAAAGGCAAGCTGGTCGAAAGTCTGAGCGAAAAGCTGGACCCGGCGATTTTGCAGGGATTGTTGTCGGTGTCGCAGATTTCATCTGGGCTGGGGCGTGAGGCACCGCAGGCGCCGACCATCGGGATGGTGGCCGAAGTCATGGCGGTGGACCCGTCGCGGGCCTCGCGAATCGTGTCGGAGCTGGTCAGTCGCGGCTTTGTCGAACGGCGCGCCTCGCAGGAGGATGCCCGCAAATCCACGCTGGTGGTGTCGCCCAAGGGACAGGCCTTTCTGGGCGAGTTTACGCGCGCCAAATGGACCATCATGGCGCAGGTGTTTGCCGGTTGGGAGGCGGAGGACATCGCCAGTTTTTCGGATCTGTTCGCGCGCTACGTGTCGGGATTGTCCGAGGCTGTCGGGCTGTCGGGCTCCGCGCCGCGCTGA
- a CDS encoding pyruvate carboxylase has product MADFKKVLIANRGEIAIRVMRAANELGKRTVAIYAEEDKLSLHRFKADEAYKIGEGLGPVAAYLSIEEIIRVAKLSGADAIHPGYGLLSENPDFVDACTEAGITFIGPKAKTMRELGDKASARKVAIAAGVPVIPATEVLGDDFDAIRAEAQEIGFPLMLKASWGGGGRGMRPILTVDELEEKVKEGRREAEAAFGNGEGYLEKMITKARHVEVQILGDSHGKIYHLYERDCSVQRRNQKVVERAPAPYLSPAQREELCQLGKRICEFVNYECAGTVEFLMDMETGKFYFIEVNPRVQVEHTVTEEVTGIDIVRAQILIAEGKSLTEATGVASQYDVQLDGHALQTRVTTEDPNNNFIPDYGRISTYRSATGMGIRLDGGTAYSGAVITRYYDSLLTKVTAWARTPEAAIARMDRALREFRIRGVSTNIDFVINLLRHPVFLSNEYTTKFIDTTPELFDFKPRRDRATKILSYLADITVNGHPETLGRAKPAADARMPVAPAARFETPPPGTRQLLDSNGPEAVAEWMLAQKQLLLTDTTMRDGHQSLLATRMRSIDMINAAPAYAANLSGLFSVECWGGATFDVAYRFLQECPWQRLRDIRARMPNIMTQMLLRASNGVGYTNYPDNVVQSFVKQAAETGVDVFRVFDSLNWVENMRVAMDAVIDSGKICEGTICYTGDLFDPERSKYDLKYYVKMGQDLKAAGAHILGLKDMAGLLKPAQARQLIKALKEEVGLPIHFHTHDTSGVAASTILAAADAGVDAVDAAMDAFSGGTSQPCLGSIVEATRFTERDTGLDIHAIREMSNYWEAVRGQYKAFENGLQAPASEVYLHEMPGGQFTNLKAQARSLGLEERWHEVAKTYADVNMMFGDIVKVTPSSKVVGDMALMMVSQGLTRDQVEDPKTDVAFPDSVIDMMRGNLGQPPGGFPDGILKKVLGKEKPNLERPGKHLTPVDMEAKRAELQSLFEDEEFDDEDFNGYLMYPKVFTDYMTRHEQYGPVRALPTKNFFYGMDMGEQISISIDPGVTLEVRCQALSEPDEKGEVKVFFELNGQPRNVRVADRSAAASVASNVKAEMGNPKHVGAPMPGVVATVAVTAGQKVSKGDVLLTIEAMKMETSITADQDGVIKALHVSPGSQIDAKDLMVEFE; this is encoded by the coding sequence ATGGCCGATTTCAAGAAAGTTCTAATCGCAAACCGCGGGGAGATCGCAATTCGCGTCATGCGTGCCGCGAATGAACTGGGCAAACGCACCGTCGCCATCTACGCCGAAGAAGACAAACTGAGCCTGCACCGCTTCAAGGCCGACGAGGCCTATAAGATCGGTGAGGGCCTGGGGCCTGTCGCCGCCTACCTGTCGATTGAGGAAATCATCCGCGTCGCGAAACTGTCGGGCGCGGATGCGATCCATCCCGGCTATGGCCTGCTGTCTGAAAACCCTGATTTTGTGGACGCCTGCACAGAGGCAGGCATCACCTTTATCGGCCCCAAGGCCAAGACCATGCGCGAACTCGGCGACAAGGCCAGCGCGCGCAAGGTGGCGATTGCTGCCGGTGTGCCGGTCATTCCCGCCACCGAGGTGCTGGGCGACGACTTCGACGCGATCCGCGCCGAGGCACAGGAAATCGGGTTCCCGCTGATGCTTAAGGCCTCCTGGGGCGGCGGCGGGCGCGGCATGCGACCGATCCTGACAGTCGATGAGCTGGAAGAAAAGGTCAAAGAAGGCCGCCGCGAGGCCGAGGCCGCCTTTGGCAACGGCGAAGGCTATCTGGAAAAGATGATCACCAAGGCGCGCCACGTCGAGGTGCAGATCCTTGGCGACAGCCATGGCAAGATCTACCATCTCTACGAACGCGACTGTTCGGTGCAGCGCCGCAACCAAAAGGTCGTTGAACGCGCCCCTGCCCCCTACCTGTCCCCGGCACAGCGTGAAGAGCTGTGCCAGTTGGGCAAGCGGATCTGTGAATTCGTAAACTACGAATGCGCCGGCACCGTGGAATTCCTGATGGATATGGAAACCGGCAAATTCTATTTCATCGAGGTGAACCCCCGCGTTCAGGTGGAACACACCGTCACCGAAGAGGTCACCGGCATCGACATCGTGCGCGCCCAAATCCTGATCGCCGAGGGCAAAAGCCTGACCGAGGCCACCGGGGTGGCCAGCCAATATGACGTGCAGCTCGACGGTCACGCACTGCAAACGCGGGTGACCACCGAAGACCCCAACAACAACTTCATCCCTGACTATGGCCGGATTTCCACCTATCGGTCGGCCACGGGCATGGGCATTCGTCTGGATGGCGGCACTGCCTATTCCGGCGCGGTGATCACCCGCTATTACGACAGCCTTCTGACCAAGGTCACCGCCTGGGCCCGCACCCCCGAAGCCGCGATTGCCCGCATGGACCGTGCGCTGCGCGAATTCCGGATCCGGGGCGTGTCGACCAACATCGATTTCGTGATCAACCTGCTGCGTCACCCGGTGTTTTTGTCGAACGAATACACCACCAAATTCATCGACACGACGCCGGAGCTGTTCGACTTCAAACCCCGGCGTGACCGGGCAACGAAAATCCTGTCCTATCTGGCCGACATCACAGTGAACGGTCATCCCGAAACACTCGGACGTGCCAAACCGGCAGCGGATGCGCGCATGCCGGTTGCCCCGGCGGCCCGGTTCGAAACGCCGCCCCCAGGGACGCGGCAGCTGCTGGACAGCAACGGCCCCGAGGCCGTTGCTGAATGGATGCTCGCGCAAAAGCAGCTTTTGCTGACCGACACGACGATGCGCGACGGGCATCAGTCGCTTCTGGCGACGCGGATGCGGTCGATCGACATGATCAATGCCGCACCGGCCTATGCGGCGAACCTGTCCGGCCTGTTTTCGGTCGAATGCTGGGGCGGCGCGACCTTTGACGTGGCCTATCGCTTCCTGCAGGAATGCCCGTGGCAGCGCCTGCGCGACATCCGCGCCCGTATGCCCAACATCATGACCCAGATGCTGCTGCGCGCCTCCAACGGTGTGGGCTACACGAACTATCCCGACAATGTGGTGCAGAGCTTTGTCAAACAGGCGGCGGAGACCGGCGTCGATGTGTTCCGCGTCTTTGACAGCCTCAACTGGGTGGAAAACATGCGCGTCGCCATGGACGCGGTAATCGACAGCGGCAAGATCTGCGAAGGCACGATCTGCTACACCGGCGATCTGTTTGATCCGGAGCGCTCGAAATACGATCTGAAATATTACGTCAAGATGGGCCAGGATCTGAAAGCCGCAGGCGCTCATATTCTGGGCCTCAAGGACATGGCCGGGCTGCTCAAACCCGCACAAGCCCGCCAACTGATCAAGGCGCTCAAAGAAGAGGTTGGCCTGCCGATCCATTTCCACACCCACGATACCTCTGGCGTCGCCGCCTCGACCATTCTGGCGGCGGCCGATGCCGGTGTGGATGCGGTGGACGCGGCCATGGATGCCTTCTCCGGCGGCACCTCCCAGCCCTGCCTTGGCTCCATCGTCGAAGCCACACGTTTCACCGAACGCGACACAGGTCTCGACATCCATGCGATCCGGGAAATGTCGAACTACTGGGAAGCCGTGCGCGGCCAGTACAAGGCGTTTGAGAACGGCCTGCAGGCCCCGGCCTCAGAGGTCTACCTGCATGAAATGCCGGGTGGCCAGTTCACCAACCTCAAGGCTCAGGCCCGTTCGCTGGGTCTGGAAGAACGCTGGCATGAGGTCGCCAAGACCTATGCCGATGTGAACATGATGTTCGGCGACATCGTCAAGGTGACGCCGTCCTCCAAGGTGGTTGGCGACATGGCGCTGATGATGGTGTCCCAGGGTCTGACCCGCGATCAGGTCGAGGATCCGAAAACCGACGTGGCCTTCCCGGACAGCGTCATCGACATGATGCGCGGCAATCTGGGCCAGCCGCCGGGCGGCTTCCCTGATGGCATCCTCAAAAAGGTTCTGGGGAAGGAAAAGCCCAATCTGGAACGCCCGGGCAAACACCTGACGCCAGTGGATATGGAGGCCAAACGGGCAGAGCTTCAGTCCCTGTTCGAGGATGAAGAGTTCGACGACGAGGATTTCAACGGCTATCTGATGTATCCCAAGGTCTTCACCGACTACATGACCCGTCACGAACAATATGGTCCGGTGCGCGCCCTACCGACCAAGAACTTCTTCTATGGCATGGACATGGGCGAACAGATCTCGATCTCGATTGATCCGGGCGTCACACTGGAAGTGCGCTGTCAGGCGCTGTCGGAACCCGATGAAAAGGGCGAGGTCAAAGTATTCTTCGAACTCAACGGCCAGCCGCGCAACGTCCGCGTCGCAGACCGTTCGGCGGCGGCCTCGGTGGCCTCCAACGTGAAGGCCGAAATGGGCAATCCGAAACATGTCGGCGCGCCCATGCCCGGTGTGGTGGCCACGGTGGCCGTCACCGCGGGTCAGAAGGTCAGCAAGGGCGATGTGCTGTTGACCATTGAGGCCATGAAGATGGAAACCTCAATCACCGCCGATCAGGACGGCGTCATCAAAGCGCTGCACGTCTCGCCGGGCAGCCAGATCGACGCCAAGGATCTGATGGTCGAATTCGAATAA
- a CDS encoding Mrp/NBP35 family ATP-binding protein, with product MPQSHDSIMTALRAVTLPDGTNLVDADRVRALRVEGGRVSFVIEAPDAATARGWSAIEADAKVRIAALDGVAEVSVVMTAHGPSAPSAPASAAGGAPNLKIGRHPTPQQGKTKPQGVKNVIAIASGKGGVGKSTVSANLAVALARQGRKVGLLDADIYGPSQPRMMGVSKRPASPDGQTIEPLHAHGVTLMSIGFMIPDGEAVVWRGPMLMGAMQQMLGQVAWGDLDVLLIDMPPGTGDVQLTLGQKTELTGALVVSTPQDVALIDARRGISMFEKLKVPVLGLIENMSTYVCPNCGHEAHIFGHGGVAAEADKLGVPLLAQLPLALEARVAGDEGRPVATTDSPLAAPYMQLADRLVQGGLA from the coding sequence ATGCCCCAAAGTCACGACAGTATTATGACGGCGCTGCGCGCTGTGACCTTGCCGGATGGCACGAATCTGGTCGATGCGGACCGCGTCCGGGCTTTGCGTGTGGAAGGTGGCCGGGTCAGTTTTGTCATCGAGGCTCCCGATGCGGCGACTGCGCGCGGCTGGTCTGCGATTGAGGCGGACGCCAAGGTCCGGATCGCGGCGCTGGATGGCGTTGCAGAGGTCTCTGTTGTCATGACCGCGCACGGCCCCTCTGCGCCCTCCGCCCCGGCCTCGGCGGCTGGCGGGGCGCCGAACCTGAAAATCGGACGTCATCCGACGCCGCAACAGGGCAAGACCAAGCCTCAGGGCGTCAAAAATGTGATCGCCATTGCCTCAGGCAAGGGCGGCGTGGGCAAATCCACCGTGTCGGCGAACCTTGCTGTTGCTCTGGCGCGGCAAGGCCGTAAGGTCGGCCTGCTGGATGCGGATATATACGGTCCTTCGCAGCCCCGGATGATGGGCGTGAGCAAACGTCCGGCCAGCCCGGATGGGCAAACCATCGAGCCTTTGCATGCTCATGGGGTGACGCTGATGTCGATCGGCTTCATGATCCCGGACGGCGAGGCGGTCGTGTGGCGTGGCCCTATGCTCATGGGGGCCATGCAGCAGATGCTGGGACAGGTGGCCTGGGGTGATCTGGATGTGCTTTTGATCGATATGCCGCCGGGCACCGGCGACGTGCAACTGACGCTGGGGCAGAAGACAGAATTGACCGGGGCGCTGGTCGTGTCGACGCCGCAGGATGTGGCGTTGATCGACGCCCGTCGCGGGATTTCGATGTTCGAAAAGCTCAAGGTGCCGGTGCTGGGTCTGATCGAAAACATGTCCACCTATGTTTGTCCCAATTGCGGGCACGAGGCGCATATCTTTGGTCATGGCGGCGTGGCGGCCGAGGCCGACAAGCTGGGCGTGCCGCTGTTGGCGCAGCTTCCTCTGGCACTTGAGGCTCGCGTGGCCGGGGATGAGGGGCGGCCGGTGGCGACGACCGATAGCCCGCTGGCCGCGCCCTACATGCAGCTGGCGGATCGTCTGGTGCAGGGCGGCCTGGCCTGA
- a CDS encoding MDR family MFS transporter, translating into MSTQSPPRSLPDKAEQTGLPPTPEHSSVRLVIASVAVLMLLAALDQTIVSTALPTIVADLGGLEHLSWVVTAYILASTVVAPLYGKLGDLYGRRNIVIFAVSLFLTGSVLCGLANSMFFLIAARALQGLGGGGLFVLALSIIGDVIPPRERGRVQGVFAGVFGVSSVAGPLLGGWFVDTLSWHWIFFINLPFGLLALAGFTFGFKARPKTVAHKVDYAGAIALSLALASIVLTTALGGQEFAMTDPIGLAFIALILCSSIAFLWIESRAEEPILSLQLFKSNVFTVTSLISFATGALMFGALTFIPVYLQIAKGDSATQSGLQLIPMTFGILVSSNLAGRYMTRTGRYRVLPLIGLSFGTLALATLTRLSPELPAPVLWASLAALGAGMGCIFPVITTAVQNAVPREQIGTATAAGLMFRQVGGSIAVALFGALFASRMAALMDTTDVSGLGNISELGPQVMAELPADVQHLIAQNVSDALHPIYWIAAGLALAALICAFFLQEIPLLSSRENS; encoded by the coding sequence ATGTCGACCCAGTCCCCCCCCCGATCTTTGCCAGACAAAGCAGAGCAAACCGGCCTGCCGCCAACACCCGAACACAGCTCCGTCAGACTGGTGATTGCATCCGTCGCGGTGCTGATGCTGCTGGCAGCTCTGGATCAGACCATCGTGTCCACAGCCCTGCCCACCATCGTCGCCGACCTTGGCGGACTGGAACATCTGTCCTGGGTGGTGACAGCCTACATCCTGGCCTCCACCGTGGTTGCTCCGCTCTATGGCAAACTGGGCGATCTCTACGGACGTCGAAACATCGTGATTTTCGCCGTCTCCCTGTTTTTGACCGGCTCCGTCCTGTGCGGGTTGGCAAATTCGATGTTCTTCCTGATCGCAGCGCGCGCCCTTCAGGGGCTGGGCGGCGGCGGCCTTTTCGTGCTCGCCCTGTCGATCATCGGCGACGTGATCCCGCCGCGTGAACGCGGTCGGGTACAAGGCGTCTTTGCCGGGGTCTTTGGTGTTTCCTCCGTCGCCGGCCCGCTGCTGGGCGGCTGGTTCGTCGACACGCTGAGCTGGCACTGGATCTTTTTCATCAACCTACCCTTTGGTCTGTTGGCCTTGGCAGGCTTCACCTTCGGCTTCAAGGCCCGGCCGAAAACCGTTGCCCATAAGGTCGATTACGCCGGCGCAATTGCCCTATCGCTGGCGCTCGCCTCCATCGTACTGACCACCGCGCTTGGCGGTCAGGAATTCGCCATGACCGACCCGATCGGACTGGCCTTCATCGCCCTGATCCTCTGTTCTTCCATTGCCTTTCTCTGGATCGAAAGCCGCGCCGAGGAACCCATCCTGTCGCTGCAACTGTTCAAATCCAATGTCTTTACCGTGACATCACTGATCTCATTTGCGACCGGCGCCCTGATGTTCGGGGCGCTGACATTCATTCCCGTCTATCTGCAGATCGCCAAGGGCGACAGCGCCACACAATCCGGGCTGCAGCTGATCCCAATGACCTTTGGTATTCTCGTGTCGTCCAATCTTGCCGGGCGTTACATGACCCGCACCGGGCGCTATCGCGTGCTGCCCCTGATCGGGCTGAGCTTTGGCACGCTGGCACTGGCAACACTGACCCGCCTGTCCCCCGAACTGCCGGCACCGGTTCTCTGGGCCTCACTGGCGGCACTTGGCGCCGGCATGGGCTGCATCTTCCCGGTGATCACCACCGCCGTCCAAAACGCCGTGCCGCGCGAACAGATCGGAACGGCAACGGCCGCCGGTCTGATGTTCCGGCAAGTGGGCGGCTCGATCGCAGTGGCCCTGTTCGGCGCGCTCTTTGCCAGCCGCATGGCCGCGCTCATGGACACGACCGATGTGTCGGGGCTTGGCAACATCAGCGAACTAGGACCGCAGGTCATGGCCGAGCTGCCCGCAGACGTTCAGCACCTGATCGCCCAGAACGTGTCAGATGCGCTGCACCCGATCTACTGGATCGCGGCAGGTCTCGCTTTGGCGGCGCTGATCTGCGCGTTTTTCCTGCAGGAAATCCCCCTGCTCTCGAGCCGGGAAAACAGCTAA
- a CDS encoding DUF1127 domain-containing protein yields the protein MAYANDIRNAATAPSALSGGLFKAVAERFARYKVYRETVLELSELSDRDLADLGMSRSTIRAVAYEAAYGK from the coding sequence ATGGCTTACGCAAACGACATTCGCAATGCCGCAACGGCACCGTCCGCCCTCTCTGGCGGCCTGTTCAAAGCGGTTGCAGAGCGCTTTGCGCGCTACAAAGTTTATCGCGAGACCGTCCTTGAGCTCTCCGAACTGTCTGACCGCGACCTTGCCGATCTCGGCATGTCGCGCAGCACCATCCGCGCAGTCGCCTATGAGGCGGCCTACGGCAAATAA
- the mraZ gene encoding division/cell wall cluster transcriptional repressor MraZ → MFIGEHTFKVDGKGRVSIPADFRRELEEGDPLASQSGRPRMVIVYGHDKQKQLIVHTYDGYRRLAADIAALPRGSERRKIMERMILNRAKPTEVDNDGRLVLPQALRDKIALDGTAYFAGMGETFEIWKPETHAAVDAAVTEKWLEEQGDDFDPLSLLDDMEV, encoded by the coding sequence ATGTTCATTGGCGAACACACCTTCAAGGTGGACGGAAAGGGACGCGTGTCGATCCCTGCCGATTTTCGTCGTGAACTTGAAGAGGGCGATCCGCTCGCCAGCCAGTCGGGGCGCCCGCGCATGGTGATAGTTTACGGTCACGACAAGCAAAAACAACTCATCGTGCACACCTATGACGGGTATCGCCGTCTGGCTGCTGATATTGCCGCGCTGCCGCGTGGTTCCGAGCGTCGCAAGATCATGGAGCGGATGATTTTGAACCGCGCCAAGCCGACCGAGGTGGACAATGACGGTCGTCTGGTCCTGCCGCAGGCGCTGCGGGACAAGATCGCGCTCGATGGCACCGCCTACTTCGCGGGGATGGGGGAAACCTTTGAAATCTGGAAGCCCGAGACCCACGCGGCGGTCGACGCTGCCGTGACGGAAAAATGGCTCGAAGAGCAAGGCGATGATTTCGATCCGCTGAGCCTTCTGGATGACATGGAGGTCTGA